The following DNA comes from Bacillota bacterium.
CGCCTGCAAACCGGTCGAACCGCGTCATAACCGCCTAGTCTTCTTCCAGGAACAGGTATAAAAGTGGCGGGGCCCCGAACATCATCACCATGGCCGAGGCCACCACCCCGGAATCATTGAAGATGAGCGCCACCACACTGGCGACGGCGATGCCCACCAGCCCTTTGAACACGTACGGGTACTGATCCCGGAACGTCTGCATGCGCCCGGTGGGCCGGTAAAACAGCAGAATCAGCCCGCCGAGGCTTGCCAGGTAGACCCGGCTCCAGATGGTGTAGCGGATGAGCTTCAAGTTCATCGAGACTTTGCGCTCGATGATACTGTATGCCTCCTGGAAGCCGCGCTCCAGGTCCCCGCCGAACACCAGCCGGGCCGCCCGCCCGATGTGCGACTGCTGCTCCGCGCCCCGCATAAACTCGAACGCCGTCAGCCCGGCCAGGAAAACGAACACCCCGCCGGCGCCCGCCAGAATCAGCCGCCGGGTGAAACGCACGTTCAGAAGCAAGAGGATCGTCACCGGGAAAGCAACCAGCGCCGTGATGGTGCCGCCCATGTTCGCGCCGATCCCGGGGTTCGCCATCGCGAACAGGGTGATCAAGAACAGTGCGCCGGAGCCGCCCAGAACCGGGCCGCGGAAGCGGCGCGGCGCAAGGGTCAGGGTGCAGACCGCGGTCAGAATCACCGCCCCGATCAAAACCCCCATGAATTCGTTGCCGATGCCGTAATACCGGGCCCCACCCAGCGGGTCATAACTCAAGAGCGAAAACTTCTGCAGGGGAGCGCCCAGGAACAGGTCTACCAGGATCACCAGGGCCGTGAGCCCGCCCAGGAAGGCGAACGCGCCGACCGCGGTATGCCAGCTCATCCTGATCGCCGCCGCCCCCACCGCCAGGGTGACGGCCACCATCTGCACACCCACCCAAACCGGACCCGGCTGCGGCAAGAGCGGCAGCACCAACGCGGCCAGCGGAAAACTCATGATCACGAGCAGCGCGCCCCGTATGTATTCCCGCCGCACGATGCCGATCTCCCGGAAGAGAATCGTGAGCAGGGCGGCGATCACCACGGCGACCTGAATGGTCATATAGGTCTTGATGATCGGTGCCCGGACGTTGTGCGTGAGAACCAGTTGGCGGTTCAGCGCCTGGAGTCCGCCAAGGTCCGGCTTGCCCGGAATGACGGTGAGCGGCCGCCCGGTCATGTTCACCGGCGCGTCCACATGCAGAAACCGCGTCACGGTGGGAGCGAGGTCGGTGTTGTTGACAATGCCCGGGCGCCTGGTGGAAAAAGCGGTCAGTGTGCCGCTGCCCTCCGGCCCGAACATCAGGACCGGGCTCAAAGTGTCGCCGGCCGCAATGCTCGCCGCCGGGGGCGTTGGAGACACGACCAGCAGGAGGTCCCGCCCGGAATCGAGTTCCCGGCGCACCCGCTCCACGAATTCCGCGCACTCTTTCAGGGCGGAAGCGCGCAACTCCGTCAGGACCTCCGGGAGCACCATCGGCCTAGCCTCGTCCAGCCGGGAGAGGTCGCCCAGTTCAATCACCAGAAAGTCGACCCCGTCCGCATCCCGGAACGCCGCGAACAGACGTTCGTAATCGGTGCGCAGACCTCCGGGGAAGCGGGAGTCCGCGGCGAGCGTCTCGTCACCGATCACACCCCGGTCCACGAGCCCCCACCCGTCCATGGCAATCAAGGCCGCCGGGCGCCGCGGCATGCCGTCCCAGTCCGCGTTGCCCAGCACCCCGGTCACCAGCCCGTTGGCCCGCAGCGCCGTGCCCAGGGCACCGACCTCGGCCGGGTAGGGGAGCGCCCGGGTAAGCTCCCAGACACGGGCGATGCCCAAGTGCACCACGCTCCCGTCCGGGGCCGCAACCCCGGTCCGGCGGGCGTATTCTTCTCCGGCGGGAATGCGCTGCACCCGCTCGTTGACCTCAAAAGCGGGAAAACCGACGCCGGTGGCCACGATCCGGCTGCCCGCCCCGATGGAGGCATGGCTGTTCTCCACGTTCCGGAGGCCGCCGGTGTTGGTATTCATCAGGCCCAGCCCGGCGTACGGCACAAGATCGCCAAACGCCTCGGAGGCCCCCAGGTCGCTCAAACTCATCCGGTCGATGACCACCATCACGACCCGCCCTTCGGCGGCGGCCGCCGGGTGGGCTCCAAAAAGGGCCGTGTAAAGCAACAGGGCCGCCACCAGACCCAGCCCCGGAATTCTCAAGGACGCACCTCTTCTCCGTTACCGACTTTACTCATTCTAATGCACCGTCCCGGGGAAAAACAACACCCAAGCGGGGGATAGTTCCCCTTGTGGGAAGCCGCTTGAGGTCTCATTTCTATTTCCGACCTGTCATCACCTACTCAAATTCTGCACTCACCCGGTCTTTCCCCCCGGCCGCCAGGGCTTCGCGGTAGACCGCCAGGGTGCGCTGTACCATCTGTTCGCGGGTGAAGAGTTCGCTGACGCGTCTGCTGGCCGCCGCGGCCATGGCTTGTGCTCTCGCCCGGTCCCGCAGGACGCTCGCCAAGGCTTGGGCCAGCGCCTCCGGGTCACGGGCCGGCACGAGCCTGCCCGTCCGGCCGTCCTCCACGGCCTCCGGCACCCCGCCGACCCCGGCGGCGACCACTGGGCAACCTGCGGCCATCGCCTCCAGCACCACCAGCGGCAGGCCCTCGGTGACCGAAGGGAGCACAAACACGTCAAACAAGCTTAACAAGCCGGCTGCGTCCGGGCGGTATCCCAAAAACCGGGCGTCCACCCCAAGCGCCCGGGCCGTCTTTTCAAGCGGCGCCCTCAGCGGCCCGTCGCCGGCGATCACCAAAGCGACCGGATGCTCCCGGTCCCGCAGTACGGCCGCGGCCTGCAAGAGGTATTCCACTCCCTTTTGCGGGGCGAGGCGCGCCAGGGTGCCCACCACCGGGCGGTCCGCGGGCAATCCGAGTTCCCGGCGCAGCGCCTCCCCACCCCCGGCCTGCGGCACCGGCGGGTCGATCCCGTTGTACACGGTCACCGCCCGTTCGGGCCGTACCAGCCCGAGTTCCAGCAGCTCGGCGCGCACGTATTCCGCGACGCAGATAGTGCGGTGGGACCACCGGAGCACCGCTTTCTGCGCCGCGATAGCGGCGCGCTGCCGCCATACGCCTCCCAGCCTGACCGACCCGTGCATTGTCACCACCACCGCCGGGACCCCGGCCAGACGCCCCGCCGGGCAGGCCGCCAGTGCGGCCGCCGCCGCGTGGGCGTGCAGCACCGTCACCCGGTGGGCGCGGATCAGCCGGACGAGGTGCCACAGGGCCCCGACCTGCCGGTCGACCCGCGGGCCGGGTTCAATCCACACCGGGGCCGTCGCGAGCCCCACCTCCCGGAAGGCGGCGAGCAAGGGCGCGGGACCGGCCACCAGCACCTTTACGCCCCGCTGGTGCATCCCCCGCGCCAGGGTCAGGAGGTGGTTTTTCATGCCCCCGTCCGCGGGCCTGATAACGTGCAGGACGTCGAACCGTTCCGCCATGTCGTTTAGTACTCCTTTTCCTGGAAAGCCTGCCTGATCCTTATTTGCCCGCCGACCGGCCGCCGTATTCCCAGCGCCGCACGCAGACAGACAGACAGACAGACGATCGGTGATTCGGCGGGACAGCCCGGATTCCTGCACTCGCCGCGCCGTCGGGGCAGGCCCAAAAAACGAGGATTATCGACCGGATAGCGCGAATATACCGGAATTAACGACGCAAATGTGGAGGGAGCGTTCGATGCACTGCCGTGCACCCGATGCCGGGCAAACTCCGACCCCTGCAAGGCCGCCCCACCGATCGCCCCTAACATGGGGCATTCTGGCGACCGTCTTCTTTCTCCTGCTCGCTCCGTTTCATTCCCCTGCGCCCGTCTCGTCCGAATTTGCTCCACGGGATATCTCGGTTTTAATGTACCACAAGGTGAACCCGGACCGGTACACGGGCGGCTGGGGACTGCGGGTGGACCCACGGGAGTTCGAGTGGCAGATGAGCTACCTGGCGGCTCGGGGTTACAGCACCATTACCCCGGATCAGCTCTGGGCCTGGCTGGACCACGGTGCGCCCCTACCCCCGAAGCCGGTCCTCATCACTTTCGACGACGGCTACCGCGACAACTACGTCTGCGCCTACCCGATTATGCGCGAGTACGGGTTTTTTGCCACGGTCTTCGTGGTGGCCAACGCGGTCGAACGCACCAACTACTTCGACGTAGACACCCAGCCGGTGAACGTAATGTTGAGCTGGAATGAGATCCGGGCTTTGGACGCGGCCGGCTGGACTATCGGCGCCCACACCCTGGACCATCCCCGGTTGACCGCCGTCAGCCCGGGCCGGGCCGAGCACGAGGTACGCGGCGCGCGCGAAGTTCTGGCGGAGAGATTGGGCCGCCCCGTGCAGCACTTTTGCTACCCGTACGGCGAATTCAACGACCATACGGTCCAAACGGTGGCCGACTCCGGGTACATGCTCGCCTTCACCACCGTACAGGGCCGGGTCGAGGCCGGTGACGATCCCCACACCTTAAAGCGCCTGCGGGTGACCGGCCGCACCAGCCGAGCCCAGTTCGCGCGCCTCCTGGAAAGCCGACACCCGGATTTCCTCACCCGGCTTGCCGGTGGCAGCCGCCCCGCCGGCCCCGGAGGTCCGACAAAAGAAAACTCCCCTCTTTCAGGGGAGCCTTGGCCGTACTAAACCGGATCAGGCTAATGTTCCAGGATCGCCTCGGTCGGGCAGCCGTCCATGGCGTCGTGGGCGCGTTCCTCCAGGTCGTCGGGCACCTCGTCCCTGACCGCCACCGCCTTGTCCTCGTTGCCCCAGTTGAACACCTCCGGGCACATCTCGATGCATACCCCGCAGCTGATGCAAAGTTCCGGATCGACTTCCACCTGCAAAGCCGGACACCTCCTGCACTTGGGAGAATTTCATGGCTAGTCTGGCGTGCACCGGCGCAAAGTATGCAGGCGCACAAGGCCGCGGCCCGCTCCAGCCCGGAGGCGGGCCGCCACCCAGTTCTGAGATTGGTGGGTTTTCAGACGGCTAGTAGCCGGCCAGGAACTCCTCCATTATGTCCACGCTCGCCTTTTCCACCACCAGGTCGAAGATCTTGTCCTTGATGTCCCTGGGCAACTGTTCGATGCTCTTCGTGGTGGCGCTATCAAACTTGGCCGTGGGAAATACGGCCAGCACCTTGTCCCGCTGTTCGGCGGTGCACGGCACGCGCAACACCTTGAGTCCGGCGAACGCCTCCTGGGTCAGGTCGCCCAGCTTAACGGCCTGCAGCTTGGCGAACCGCTCCTCGTTGATCCACACGTTGATCGGGAAGGTCTCCTCGTGATGGGTCATCTTCTCTGATACCTCCTTAACTAACTAGAGTTCGAGCGGCGGCACCGTAAACAGCGGCTGCCTCTGCGCCAGGTACTGGTCATTCACGTATGCGGAACCGAAGCCGTACTTCTCCGCCGTTTCCAGGATAATGTCGAACACCTCGGGGCGGAAGATGATCCGCGGCGGCTTCACGCCGTCCTGGATGATGCTCCGGACCACCGTGCCGCTGAAGTTCTGGCGCTCCTTGGTGTGCCCGCACAGGCCCATGTAGGTCACCTCACCGCACAGCGGGCAGAACCACCACTCCAGCACCCGGATCGGCGTGATGCGCAGGTCCTCCTTGGAGATGGTGTCGAAGATGCGGTGCGCGTCGTACGGATCGTAGTAGCTGCCCACGCCGGCGTGGTCGCGGCCGAACATGTGGTGGGTGATGCCCAGGTTGGTCCGGACGATGGCGTGGAAAATGGCTTCCTTCGGGCCGGCGTAGCGCATGTCCCACATGATGATCGAGGTGAGGTGCACGTCTTCCCGGAAGTAGCCGTATTTTCTTAAGGCGTCGTGGGTGAGAACGATCGCCTCGTCGATGTAGTCACCCTTGCGCTTTTCGCCCATGACCGCGCTGACCACGACCCCGGTGATCGTCTTCTCCACCGGTTGGTCGGCGTGGCAGGCGATCCAGGAATGCTTCATCAGCCACTCGTGGCCGCTGTGGGGCACGTTGCGGGTCTGGTGGGCGACGCAGCGCTCCCAGCCCTTCTCGGCGATCTTGGCCCGCATCTGGCGCGGGGTCAGGAAGAACGCGTCGTAGGGCTCGTTCATCTTCGGGGGGTTCACCAGGGTAACCTTCCCGCCGATGAAACGGTCGGCGTACCGGTAGGTCCGGGCGCAGCCCGGGTGCTTTTCGTCGTCGGTGCCGTAGATTTTGGCGGCCATGTTTTTCAGGTCGTACTCGAAAATCTCCTCCACGTCCAGGGTGGCCAAAGGCTGGTTCTGGGACATCAGCAGGAGGGTATCCCCCTCTTTGATTCCCTTGGCGGCGATCTCCTCACTGGACATGTCGAAGACGATGGGGATTGACCAAACCACTCCGCTCGCCAGGCGCATATTTTCGACCACGCCGTCCACATCGGCCTTGGTCATGAAGCCTTCCAACGGAGTAAAGAAGCCGTAGGAAAGCATGATGACTTCGCGCGCGATCTGGTTCCGGATCGGAATTTGGGTGAGGCCACGGATCTTATCCACCGCCTCCTGCGGATCCATTACCCGTTCGACAATTTCTTTTCCACCGTGCCCGATCAGACTCATGTCTCTTCTCCTTTCCCTATACGGATATTTGCTTCCGTCACTACACACGGACTCTCTGGGCAATCAGTCATCGCCGAAACTCTGGAAATATCACCTCCTCATGCGGATTAGCGCGTGCGGGGTCGATGTTTTGTACATTATGGCACGTGTTGGTGCATACTGCTGCGCTTGTTCACAATATCACTATAGCAAACATCCTTGGGTGCGGTCAATACAATCCAACAATTTTGGCCCAGACAACTGCCTGGGTACCAATTAATAGCCCAACGACCCAGAGTCTCGCCCTGGTGAAACCGCTTGGAGTACAGAAACCCGTTTTCGAGGCTGAAACCGGGACAATTATGGCCTGCCTGGCTATGTTCCAGAGTGCGCAAACCGAGCCATTGAGGACGGTAGTGCTTTGTATTGCACCGGATTTGTCATTTTCTCTTTACAAACCGTCCCTTTGTTGGTTGCCGCCCGTGCGCCCGCTTACCGAAAGCCGGGACATTCTTGGCGGCCCCTCGGCGTTAGTGCGGTTGATCGATCCCATGTGGTTACGTACCACCTTATCTTACCAAATTGATGGCTCTATTCCGTCGGGTTGTCCGGCAACTACATGACTTCTCTCAAAAAAAGCAGAATCCGTAAGCCTTCTTTGACTTACGGAAGTACTTTATGGTCGGAGCGACAGGACTTGAACCTGCGGCCTCTACCACCCCAAGGTAGCGCTCTAGCCAAGCTGAGCTACGCCCCGACTGAGCTTGTGTCCTTGATTGTACCCCATGATCCGGCCGCTCGTCAAGTGAGCCGAAAACGTTTCAGGACGTTCCAGGTGCGGGGCCGCCCGGCGCTCCAGGCGTTTCGGCGTTGTTTTGAGAACTTGCCGCCCTTTTGAAAACTCGCCGCCCGGTGCTTTTGGACCACGGGCGACACAAAGACAGGTCGGCTTGCCCCGCCAACGTTGAGTGAGCCGGCCGCTCCACGGCGGAAAGAGGGCCCGCGTTCCGTGCCGGAAGCGGGCCCTTTAAGCAATTCTTGCAGCTTAAAAGAGACTGACTACTTCTTGCCTTCCTGGATTTTCTTCAGCATCTCGGGGGTCAGTTCTTCGTAGGCGTGCTTCTTGATCTCGACCTTCTCCGCGGTCTGGTAGTACTCTTCCAGGATAGCCAGGACTTCGGGCCGGCCGAATTCCTTCGGCAGTTCGGCGCCTTCCTGCATTGCGCGGCGGAACTGGGTACCGGACACGATGACCCGGTCTTCCTTGCCGTGCGGGCAAGTCATCAGGGAAGCCATGCTCTCGCACTTGTAGCAGTAGAAGGTCCAGTTGATCTTCATCGGGGCCAGTTCCAGGGCGCCCGGCCACAGCTCGTCGAAGATGGTCTGGGCGTCGAACGGGCCGTAGTAGCTGCCCACGCCGGCGTGGTCGCGGCCGACGATCAGGTATTTGCAGCCGAAGTTCTGCCGGAAGACGGCGTGCAGCAGGGCCTCACGCGGGCCGCCGTAGCGCATCTCCATCGGGTACACGGCGAGCGCGATGTTCTGCTTCGGGAACCAGTTGTTGATGAGGGCCTCGTAGCACTTGACGCGGGTCTCGCCGGGGATGTCGCCGGCTTTCAGGGCGCCCACGATGGCGTGGATGACGGCGCCGTCAACGGCTCCGCTTTCCAGGGCGAACTTGACCAGGTATTCATGGGAGCGGTGCATCGGGTTGCGGGTCTGGAAGGCCACCACCCGCGACCAGCCTTTGCTCTCGAAGAGTGCCCGGGTGTGGGCCGGGTACATGTAGTACTCCGGGTAGATTTCGTGGTATTTGCCTTCGTTCAGGGCCTTGATCGGGCCGCCGAGGTTGAACTCGCCCTGCTTGAAGGTCTTCTCCACGCCGGGGTGCCCCTCGGCGTCGTCGGTCTTGAAGACTTCCTTGGCCTGGGCCATTTTGTCGATCTGGTAGATCTCCTCTATGTTCATGGTTGCATACACCTCGCCCGACTCACGGTCGATCAAGGCGACGTCGCTGCCTTCCTTGACACCGGAGGCCTCAAGTTCGGCGGCGGAGATGGATAGGGTGACCGGCATCGGCCACAT
Coding sequences within:
- a CDS encoding polysaccharide deacetylase family protein, yielding MYHKVNPDRYTGGWGLRVDPREFEWQMSYLAARGYSTITPDQLWAWLDHGAPLPPKPVLITFDDGYRDNYVCAYPIMREYGFFATVFVVANAVERTNYFDVDTQPVNVMLSWNEIRALDAAGWTIGAHTLDHPRLTAVSPGRAEHEVRGAREVLAERLGRPVQHFCYPYGEFNDHTVQTVADSGYMLAFTTVQGRVEAGDDPHTLKRLRVTGRTSRAQFARLLESRHPDFLTRLAGGSRPAGPGGPTKENSPLSGEPWPY
- the sat gene encoding sulfate adenylyltransferase, with the translated sequence MALPNPHGPEKKLMPLFLEGEAREAEIARAASLPKVYMTSMETSDILMLGMGAFTPLKGFMNKADWQGCVFDLKLADGTMWPMPVTLSISAAELEASGVKEGSDVALIDRESGEVYATMNIEEIYQIDKMAQAKEVFKTDDAEGHPGVEKTFKQGEFNLGGPIKALNEGKYHEIYPEYYMYPAHTRALFESKGWSRVVAFQTRNPMHRSHEYLVKFALESGAVDGAVIHAIVGALKAGDIPGETRVKCYEALINNWFPKQNIALAVYPMEMRYGGPREALLHAVFRQNFGCKYLIVGRDHAGVGSYYGPFDAQTIFDELWPGALELAPMKINWTFYCYKCESMASLMTCPHGKEDRVIVSGTQFRRAMQEGAELPKEFGRPEVLAILEEYYQTAEKVEIKKHAYEELTPEMLKKIQEGKK
- a CDS encoding glycosyltransferase family 4 protein; its protein translation is MAERFDVLHVIRPADGGMKNHLLTLARGMHQRGVKVLVAGPAPLLAAFREVGLATAPVWIEPGPRVDRQVGALWHLVRLIRAHRVTVLHAHAAAAALAACPAGRLAGVPAVVVTMHGSVRLGGVWRQRAAIAAQKAVLRWSHRTICVAEYVRAELLELGLVRPERAVTVYNGIDPPVPQAGGGEALRRELGLPADRPVVGTLARLAPQKGVEYLLQAAAVLRDREHPVALVIAGDGPLRAPLEKTARALGVDARFLGYRPDAAGLLSLFDVFVLPSVTEGLPLVVLEAMAAGCPVVAAGVGGVPEAVEDGRTGRLVPARDPEALAQALASVLRDRARAQAMAAAASRRVSELFTREQMVQRTLAVYREALAAGGKDRVSAEFE
- a CDS encoding ferredoxin, producing the protein MQVEVDPELCISCGVCIEMCPEVFNWGNEDKAVAVRDEVPDDLEERAHDAMDGCPTEAILEH
- the sat gene encoding sulfate adenylyltransferase, which encodes MSLIGHGGKEIVERVMDPQEAVDKIRGLTQIPIRNQIAREVIMLSYGFFTPLEGFMTKADVDGVVENMRLASGVVWSIPIVFDMSSEEIAAKGIKEGDTLLLMSQNQPLATLDVEEIFEYDLKNMAAKIYGTDDEKHPGCARTYRYADRFIGGKVTLVNPPKMNEPYDAFFLTPRQMRAKIAEKGWERCVAHQTRNVPHSGHEWLMKHSWIACHADQPVEKTITGVVVSAVMGEKRKGDYIDEAIVLTHDALRKYGYFREDVHLTSIIMWDMRYAGPKEAIFHAIVRTNLGITHHMFGRDHAGVGSYYDPYDAHRIFDTISKEDLRITPIRVLEWWFCPLCGEVTYMGLCGHTKERQNFSGTVVRSIIQDGVKPPRIIFRPEVFDIILETAEKYGFGSAYVNDQYLAQRQPLFTVPPLEL